AAAAATAAATAGTAACTTTTCATGCTTTTTATTCTAACCTCAACCTCAATTATGACAACTGATATTATAGAATTACATGATTGTATTGTTTTAGTAGAACAATCGAATACGAATAAAACTATAGTGCAAAAATGCGAAATTGACGGCGATGCTGTGGGTTTTGCTTTTTATGGTTCGGGCAATGTTGAGTTGGAAATCAAACATAATAATCAAACTAAATATCTGGAAAACACTACGGGTTTGGCTATTTGTTTTTTTGGAAATCAAAAAGTAGAATTCTCCCATAAAATCGAACCTGATAAGCCTTTACAATCGATTAGTATTTTTACGAAACTAAAAAATCTTAATTCGCTTCCGCAAGCCGAAAGAGAAATTTTTGAAAGTTATTTGCCGCAATTATTAAATCCGAAAGAACATTTTGTAAAAGGTCCGTCTTTTTATATGACGCTCGAAATGCAGCTGGCTGTTCAAAAAATATTTAATACTTCGTATACCGGAAATACACGTTTATTGTTTTTAAAAAGCCAGATCAATGAACTTTTGGCGCATTTCTACGCGCTTTTGGCTTCTGATAAAAAATCGGATTTGTCTGAAATAGACAAAAACAAATTGTATCAGGCCAAAGAAATTGTAACAACACACTTTTCTACGCCTCCGTCGATTACGCAATTATCGCAAATGGTGGGACTCAACAGCAATAAATTGAAGAAGAATTTTAAAGAACTATTCGGAATTCCGGTTTTTAAATATGTTCAGGAAGAACGGTTGAATAAGGCATATGAATTACTCCGCGAAAGCGAAAAAACAGTTCAGGAATCGGCTTGGGAAGTTGGTTATGAAAGTCTGAGTTCGTTTTCGAATGCTTTTCATAAAAAATTTGGAATGCGCCCGAATGATGTAAAACAGCAGTTCTTTTCAAACAAATCATAATTCTTTTGCGACAAATGATTCTTTTTTAATCGCAGCAACTTTGTATCAGTAATCATTTAAAAAGATATTGATATGAAAATCAAAATTTTAATTCTGGGTGCTACCGGAAAAACAGGAAGCAGAGTTACTGCAAGATTAGAAAATAATGCTGAAGTTGAAGTGCGTTTAGGTTCGCGAAATGCCAATATTCCATTTGATTGGGAAAAGCCCGAAACCTGGGAAAATGCTGTGAAAAATATTGACACGGTTTATATTACTTTTCAACCCGATCTGGCGGTTCCTTTTGCTGCAGAAGCAATAGAAAATTTCACACAGCTTGCCACAAAATCGGGTGTTCAAAAAATAGTTTTACTTTCCGGAAGAGGCGAAAAAGAAGCGCAGATTTGCGAAGAAATCGTAAAGAAAAATTCTAAAAACTGGACGATTATCCGCGCAAGCTGGTTCAATCAAAACTTTAGCGAAAGTTTCTTTTTAGATCCTATTCTTTACGGAATTGTTGCTCTGCCAAGAGCCGAAGCGCTTGAACCTTTTACCGATGCCGATGATATTGCAGATGTTGTTACAACTGTACTTTTAGACGAAAGCCACAACGGAAAAACCTATGATTTAACCGGTCCGAGATTATTAACTTTTAAAGATGCTGTAAACGAAATTGCGAATGCAAGCGGCAGAAATATTTCGTTTCAGGGTTTAAGTTTAGAAGAATATACGCAGATGCTTAGAAAATATCAGGTTCCTGAAGATCATATCTGGCTGGCGAATTATCTTTTTGAGCAGGTTCTCGACGGAAGAAATTCGAGCGTAACTTTTGATATTGAAAAAGTTTTAGGGAGAAAAGCTAAAGATTTTAGTGCTTATGCAGAAGAAACTGCCAAAACGGGAATCTGGAATTCTGAAAACTAGCGTTATGAAATATTTCAGAGCAATATTTTCGGGGATTTTGGTTTGGGCTGGCGTTAGTTTTTCTTTTTATATTTTAGAAAATATTCTAATTGTAAACGATGCTTTTTTCTGGCAGTCGTTTATGACAACCATTTTTATTGTGTTTTTTGCCATTGGTTCTGCTGAGTTTTATTATATAAAAAATTACAAAATGAGCGGACTCCGGCTTGGCATCATAATGTCACTTACGGCTTTATTTCTTGATGTAATTATTACAGTTCCTTATGTCGAAATTCCGAATGGAAGAAGTTACGAAAGCTTTTTTGCAAGTCCTGTTTTATGGATTCTGGCTTTTGTAAATGCCTTTTCTGTTTTTCTTTGGCGAAAGCTGAATAATAAAAAAACTCCTGTTTAGTGGAACAGGAGTTTTTGCGGATTAAAAATATAATAGTAGTTTGTGGAATTTATTAACCTCTTGTTAACCAGCCTTTTTTATGAACTGTAATGATCGAATAAGGTGCAATCCAGAATAATGAAAAAGTATAAAGAACGCTATAAGAATACGCCCAAAATGCTTCGCCCAATGAATATTTTCTGGCATAAAACAATACTGAAAAAGTTGATACCAGCAATATTCCTAAAAGTGCTGAACTCACAAATAATAAAGGATGTGTGGCGATAAAATAGAACATAAAAATAAAGAAAGGATATGTCATTAAGATTCTTATAAATTGTTCTGTATACAAAAGTCTTGCGCCTACTTTAGATTCTTTTCTAAAATCTTTCCAAACATATTTTGCCATCATAATGTTTTCACGCACATTACTTCTTCCCCATCTGATAAACATTTTATATAGTCCGGTATAATTTTCAGGAACGTTTGTTAATACATACGCATTACGCTGAAATAAAACGTGGTGTCCTTGTTTTAAAATCATATTTGTCATCGCACGGTCTTCTCCAATGTCAGAAGGCTGTCCCATAAAAGTCTGGTCGATCCATTCTGTTAAACAGGCAAAAACGGCATTTCTTCTGTAAGCTGCTAATGCGCCTGGCGTACAAAGTACAGAGCCTAGTGCACTTTCTGCAGAACGCATGAATTCAAAACTCATTACGAAACTTACGTTTAGCATTTTTGGCAAAATGGCTTTTTCATTGTTCAAAACCTGAACGTTTCCGGCAACGGCACCGCATTTTTCATCCACAACAAAAGGACTTACTAAATTTCTTAACGTGTCTTTTTTTACGATTGAATCGCTATCAACAGTTACAAAAACTTCTCCTTTTCCTAAATTAAAACCGCGGTATAAAGCGTGACGTTTCCCTTTGTTCTGAGGCTGCTGAAAAATTGAAACTCTATCGCCCAATTTTAATTTTGCCTGCTGAATCCAGTACCATGTGTCATCTTTACTTCCATCGTCGATTGCCAAAAGTTCAAGTTTATGTGCCGGAAAATCACTGTCGGCCAAACTCATTAAAGTTTCATAAACCAGTTTTCCTTCGTTGTAAGCCGGAACAATTACCGTACAAGTTGGCAGTAATTCATCAGAAACTGATTCGATTGGTTTGTATTTGTAATAAAGAAAAAGATTGTATAAAAACATTCCGCCTTTAAAAAGGAATAATGCTGCAGAAACAATCAGTAAAATCATTCCGCCAGTAGAATTTAATCTTTCTAAATGCAGCTGATCGAAATCAGGCTGAAATTGAAGAACTAAAAAAGAGCCGCCAAATAACAGCAAAAATGTAGCGACAAGAACCAGAGTTCCAAAAGTACTCTTTGGTCTTTCAATATGTTTTGTGGTTGAGTTATTGTTTATTTTAAAAATTGATGGGCTTATTACTTCACTATTTATATCGCCTGTTGTGTAAAATTGTTTTGAGATAATTGTTTCGCTTTCCATGTCCGTTTGTTTGTATTAATTCTCTAAAATGGCTTTTATCAAATCGTCTTCTTTCTTTTTTCATCAAAAAAATTAAAGAGTGACATGTTCACAATTTGCAAGCGGTATGCCATTTAGGTTTTAAACTGAAATTAAGCCGTTTACGTAATTTCACAAAAAAGCAATGTGTGTAATATTTTTACACTTTGTAGAATGTTTATACATTTTAAAGTGTGTAAAGAGCCGTAAAATAAAGGATTTTTCGTATGTGCGAAGAAGTGTTGTAAAGTATTAAAACGGTCAATTATCTGTAAAATTGTCTAAGTACATAAAGTTTTATTTTAAAATAATTCTAAATCTCTTTTCTGAAATTCCTTTTCAAAAATTTATAAAGTCAAATAGATTATTAATTGTCAATTAAAAAAGTTAATTTTATAGAAATCTTTACTAAAACTTCTGCCATTATTCATTCAATTTTTAGCAGAAATGAGATGGATTCTAGTATTACAATAAATTAAAATTTGCGCATGAACAACCAGATTTACAACATTTTACTTGCCGATGATGACAGCGATGACTGCTCTTTTTTTGAAGAAGCCCTTGATGAATTATCACTTGCAACAACTCTTGTAACGGTTAATGACGGGGTACAGTTAATGGATTTTTTAACTGATACTTCTCATGAAAGTCTTCCTGATTTATTATTTCTTGATTTGAATATGCCGAAAAAAAATGGCTCAGAATGTCTTGCAGAAATTAAACAGATAGAAACTTTAAAAAATTTTCCAATTATTATTTTTTCTACTTCTCTTGATACTGAAATCGTAGATGTTATGTATCAAAAAGGGGCAACGTATTATATTCGTAAACCGGGCGATTATTCAAAATTAAAATCAGTTATACAAAATGCTTTACTTACTGCATCTAAAAATGATTTTAAACAGCCCGACAGATCGGAATTTATAATTCAACCCTAAAATTTCTTCCAAATGAGCCATTCAAATAAGGAACATTATTTTCTAGCCGATGGTGGAGAAATGGGAGAATTAATCCGTTCTAAAAACTGGAGCAAAACGCCTTTGGGTGATCCCGAAAACTGGCCTCAGAGCCTGCGTACTATGACTTCTGTAATGCTCAACAATCCTTTTGGGATGTATATGGCATGGGGGAAAGAATTAACACAGCTGTACAATGATGCTTTTTTAAAAATTATTGCTTCTGATAAACATCCTGAAGCTTTAGGAAATTCTCCAAAAGAAACCTTTTCAGAAATCTGGAATATTACAGCTCCTATGTTTGAAGAGGTAATGCAGGGAAATTCTATTTCTTTTCCTGATTTTGTAATTCCGATGAATAAAAACGGTGTTGTTGAAACCTGTTATTTTGATTTTTCTTATTCGCCAATACGCATTGAAAATGGTGAAGTTGGCGGCGTTTTAGTAACAGTTGTTGAAACTACCGCAAAGAAAAAAGAAGTTATAAATCAGGTCGAAGCGCGTGCACAGCTTGAAGAAAGTGAGCAGAAAATAAGACAGATTGTTGAAAATGCTCCTTTTCCTATTGCGGTTTATGTTGGGAAAGAAATGCGAATCGAACTTGCCAATGATTCTATTATAAAAGTTTGGGGAAAAGGCGACGATGTAATTGGAAAATCATACAGAGAAATTCTTCCTGAATTAAATAATCAAACTATTTTTCAAGAAGTTGAAAGTGTTCTCGAAACCGGAAAATCTTTTCATAATAAAAATGCCCGGGTTGATATTACGATAAATAATAAACTCGAAACTTTTTATTTTAATTATAGTTTTACGCCATTGTATGACAGGAACGGAAATGTTTATGCAGTAATGAATACTGGTGCTGATGTTACAGATTTACATCTGGCATCAAAAAAAATAGAAATTGCCGATAAGCGTTTTCGTGATACCGTAAAACAAGCACCGCTTGGAATTACTATTTTACGCGGACCTAATTATATTGTCGAATCTGCAAACGAATCTTATCTTAAACTTGTCGATCGCGAAGAAAAAAGTTTTGTTGGAAAGCCTTTATTTGAATCACTTCCGGAGGTTAAAGATTCTGTAGATTCTTTATTAAAAGGAGTTTTAACAACCGGAATTCCGTATCACGGAAATGAAGTTCCAATTCCTTTAAACCGATATGGAAAACACGGAATCTGGTATTTCGACTTTCTTTATCATCCATTAAGAGAAGAAACCGGAGAAATTACCGGAATCATCGTAACTGTAACTGAGGTTTCTGAAAAAGTTGAAGTCCGAAAAAAAATAGAACAAAACGAAGACCGCTTAAATATTATTGTTGAAGCCAGTGAATTAGGAACCTGGGAACTGAATGCCAAAACGAGAAAACCTCATTACTCGCAAAGGTATCTTGAAATTGTGGGCGGATACAAGGAAAATGTGGTTTTAACTCACGAACAATTATTACAGCATCTGCATCCTGATGATATGCATATTCGAAATAAAGCTTTTAAAGATGCTCTTTCGTCAGGAAATTTACATTATGAAGCCCGAACGATCTGGCATGACAAATCGATTCACTGGCTCGAAGGAAAAGGAAAGGTTTTTTATGACGAAAACCACATTCCTGATAAACTAATTGGGACTGTACGTGATATCACTAAAGAGAAAAAACACCAGCAGGAATTAGAACAAAGCGAAAAAAGATTTCGAAACCTTGTTATGCAGTCGCCAGTTCCGAAAGCCATTTTGAAAGGTAAAGAAATGGTGATTGAAATTGCCAATCTGGCTTTACTGAAAAATATCTGGAAAAGAGAGGAAACCGAAGTTCAGGGAAAAAAATTATTTGATGTTTTTCCGGAACTTCTCAATCAAAAATACAGTCGTTTATTAGAAGAAGTTTTTGCTACTGGCAAAATTCATTCAGAAATTGAATCTCCAATTTTTATAAATGACGGCAACGGTGAGCAGCTGTTTTATATGGATTTTGAATATGCTCCAATGTATGAAACAGATAATACGGTTTCGGGCATCAGAGCTACAATGATCGATGTAACAGAAAAAGTCGAAGCCCGAAATAAAATTGCCGAAAGTGAAAAACGTTTCCGTTCTCTAACCGAAAGTATTCCGCAGTTAATCTGGGAAACGGATGAAAAAGGAAATGGATTGTATGCATCCCGTAAATGGACTGAGTATACCGGAATAAAACCTACTGCCGATACTGAATGGCAGTCTTTGATTCATCCGGATGATTATAAAGAAAATATAAAAATCTGGAATCACAGCCTGAAAACAGGTCAGGTTTTTAGATCGGATGTAAGGGTTTTAAGAAACGATGGAAATTACAGATGGCATGCCGTGATTGGAGAACCTGTTCTTGATGCTGATAACAAAATTGTGAAATGGGTTGGTGCCTTTACAGATATTCATACCGAAAAAGCTTTTACTCAAGAACTTGAACAACAGGTTACGGCAAGAACGAGAGAGTTAAGCCAGATGTATGAGTCTCTAAAGAAAAGCGAAGAACGTTATCATTTAATGGTTGAAGAGGTTCAGGATTATTCGATTTTGTATTTGAATCATGAAGGAATTGTAGAAAACTGGAACGTGGGAGCCGAAAAAATTAAAGGCTACAAAGCTCAGGAAATTACAGGAAAACATTTTGCTGTTTTCTATACGCCTGAAGATCAAAAAAGTAATCTGCCGAATACGCTCCTGCAGCTGGCTCGCGAGACCGGACGTGCGGTTCAGCAAGGCTGGCGTGTGCGTAAAAACGGAAGTTTATTCTGGGCTAGTGTGGTAATTACTGCCATTCACAATAAAAACAATGATATTATTGGTTTTTCGAAAGTTACACATGATTTAACAGAGAAAAAGAAAGCCGATGATAAGATTAAACGAAATGCTTTAGAGTTAGAACAAAAAAATGCGGAACTGGAGCAAATGAACAAGGAACTTCAGTCTTTTGCTTATATTTCAAGTCATGATTTGCAGGAGCCTTTGAGAAAAATTCAAACTTTTGCAACAATGATTAGGGAAAAAGAGTACGATAATTTATCTGATTATGGGAAGGATAAATTCCAGCGAATGCAAAATGCGGCGCAGCGAATGCAGACTTTGATTAATGATTTGCTTTCGTACTCGAGAACGAATATTCAGGAAAGAAAATTTGAGAAAACAGATTTTTCTAAAATAATCGATGAAGTAAAAGAAGATCTGAAAGAAGAATTAGAACAAAAAAATGCCGTTATCGAATGTAATGAAATTGGCAAAGTAAATATTATTCCTTTTCAATTCAGGCAGCTGTTGTATAATTTAATCAGCAATTCACTTAAATTTTCAAGGCCTGATATTCCAATTGTTATAAAAATAGATAACGAAATCATCAAAGGTTCTGATTTTGAAGAAAAAGGTTTATCTAAGAAAAATAAATACTGGCATCTTACTATTTCTGATAACGGAATTGGTTTTGAATCTCAATACAGTAAAAAGATTTTTGATGTTTTTCAGCGATTACATGGTCGGGATCATTAT
The sequence above is a segment of the Flavobacterium sp. genome. Coding sequences within it:
- a CDS encoding AraC family transcriptional regulator, whose translation is MLFILTSTSIMTTDIIELHDCIVLVEQSNTNKTIVQKCEIDGDAVGFAFYGSGNVELEIKHNNQTKYLENTTGLAICFFGNQKVEFSHKIEPDKPLQSISIFTKLKNLNSLPQAEREIFESYLPQLLNPKEHFVKGPSFYMTLEMQLAVQKIFNTSYTGNTRLLFLKSQINELLAHFYALLASDKKSDLSEIDKNKLYQAKEIVTTHFSTPPSITQLSQMVGLNSNKLKKNFKELFGIPVFKYVQEERLNKAYELLRESEKTVQESAWEVGYESLSSFSNAFHKKFGMRPNDVKQQFFSNKS
- a CDS encoding response regulator is translated as MNNQIYNILLADDDSDDCSFFEEALDELSLATTLVTVNDGVQLMDFLTDTSHESLPDLLFLDLNMPKKNGSECLAEIKQIETLKNFPIIIFSTSLDTEIVDVMYQKGATYYIRKPGDYSKLKSVIQNALLTASKNDFKQPDRSEFIIQP
- a CDS encoding glycosyltransferase family 2 protein; protein product: MESETIISKQFYTTGDINSEVISPSIFKINNNSTTKHIERPKSTFGTLVLVATFLLLFGGSFLVLQFQPDFDQLHLERLNSTGGMILLIVSAALFLFKGGMFLYNLFLYYKYKPIESVSDELLPTCTVIVPAYNEGKLVYETLMSLADSDFPAHKLELLAIDDGSKDDTWYWIQQAKLKLGDRVSIFQQPQNKGKRHALYRGFNLGKGEVFVTVDSDSIVKKDTLRNLVSPFVVDEKCGAVAGNVQVLNNEKAILPKMLNVSFVMSFEFMRSAESALGSVLCTPGALAAYRRNAVFACLTEWIDQTFMGQPSDIGEDRAMTNMILKQGHHVLFQRNAYVLTNVPENYTGLYKMFIRWGRSNVRENIMMAKYVWKDFRKESKVGARLLYTEQFIRILMTYPFFIFMFYFIATHPLLFVSSALLGILLVSTFSVLFYARKYSLGEAFWAYSYSVLYTFSLFWIAPYSIITVHKKGWLTRG
- a CDS encoding DUF5367 family protein; this encodes MKYFRAIFSGILVWAGVSFSFYILENILIVNDAFFWQSFMTTIFIVFFAIGSAEFYYIKNYKMSGLRLGIIMSLTALFLDVIITVPYVEIPNGRSYESFFASPVLWILAFVNAFSVFLWRKLNNKKTPV
- a CDS encoding NAD(P)H-binding protein, whose product is MKIKILILGATGKTGSRVTARLENNAEVEVRLGSRNANIPFDWEKPETWENAVKNIDTVYITFQPDLAVPFAAEAIENFTQLATKSGVQKIVLLSGRGEKEAQICEEIVKKNSKNWTIIRASWFNQNFSESFFLDPILYGIVALPRAEALEPFTDADDIADVVTTVLLDESHNGKTYDLTGPRLLTFKDAVNEIANASGRNISFQGLSLEEYTQMLRKYQVPEDHIWLANYLFEQVLDGRNSSVTFDIEKVLGRKAKDFSAYAEETAKTGIWNSEN
- a CDS encoding PAS domain S-box protein encodes the protein MSHSNKEHYFLADGGEMGELIRSKNWSKTPLGDPENWPQSLRTMTSVMLNNPFGMYMAWGKELTQLYNDAFLKIIASDKHPEALGNSPKETFSEIWNITAPMFEEVMQGNSISFPDFVIPMNKNGVVETCYFDFSYSPIRIENGEVGGVLVTVVETTAKKKEVINQVEARAQLEESEQKIRQIVENAPFPIAVYVGKEMRIELANDSIIKVWGKGDDVIGKSYREILPELNNQTIFQEVESVLETGKSFHNKNARVDITINNKLETFYFNYSFTPLYDRNGNVYAVMNTGADVTDLHLASKKIEIADKRFRDTVKQAPLGITILRGPNYIVESANESYLKLVDREEKSFVGKPLFESLPEVKDSVDSLLKGVLTTGIPYHGNEVPIPLNRYGKHGIWYFDFLYHPLREETGEITGIIVTVTEVSEKVEVRKKIEQNEDRLNIIVEASELGTWELNAKTRKPHYSQRYLEIVGGYKENVVLTHEQLLQHLHPDDMHIRNKAFKDALSSGNLHYEARTIWHDKSIHWLEGKGKVFYDENHIPDKLIGTVRDITKEKKHQQELEQSEKRFRNLVMQSPVPKAILKGKEMVIEIANLALLKNIWKREETEVQGKKLFDVFPELLNQKYSRLLEEVFATGKIHSEIESPIFINDGNGEQLFYMDFEYAPMYETDNTVSGIRATMIDVTEKVEARNKIAESEKRFRSLTESIPQLIWETDEKGNGLYASRKWTEYTGIKPTADTEWQSLIHPDDYKENIKIWNHSLKTGQVFRSDVRVLRNDGNYRWHAVIGEPVLDADNKIVKWVGAFTDIHTEKAFTQELEQQVTARTRELSQMYESLKKSEERYHLMVEEVQDYSILYLNHEGIVENWNVGAEKIKGYKAQEITGKHFAVFYTPEDQKSNLPNTLLQLARETGRAVQQGWRVRKNGSLFWASVVITAIHNKNNDIIGFSKVTHDLTEKKKADDKIKRNALELEQKNAELEQMNKELQSFAYISSHDLQEPLRKIQTFATMIREKEYDNLSDYGKDKFQRMQNAAQRMQTLINDLLSYSRTNIQERKFEKTDFSKIIDEVKEDLKEELEQKNAVIECNEIGKVNIIPFQFRQLLYNLISNSLKFSRPDIPIVIKIDNEIIKGSDFEEKGLSKKNKYWHLTISDNGIGFESQYSKKIFDVFQRLHGRDHYSGTGIGLAIVKKIVENHNGIISAKGELNKGAAFDIYIPL